The following is a genomic window from Micromonospora cathayae.
CGGCTCCGGCAAGACCACCACCCTGCGCATGATCGCCGGGCTGGAGGAGCCCACCGCCGGGCAGGTGTGCCTCGGCGACCGGGACATCACCGGGCTGCGGCCGTACCGGCGGCCGGTCAACACCGTCTTCCAGAGCTACGCCCTCTTCCCGCACCTGGACGTCGCCGAGAACGTCGCGTTCGGCCTGCGCCGACGCGGCATCCGCTCGGTCGGGAAGCAGGTCGCGGAGATGCTCGCCCTGGTGCAGCTCGACGGGTACGGCCGGCGTCGCCCCGCCCAGCTCTCCGGCGGGCAGCAGCAGCGGGTGGCACTGGCCCGTGCCCTGATCAACCACCCCCAGGTGCTGCTGCTCGACGAACCCCTCGGCGCGCTCGACCTGAAACTGCGCCGCCAGATGCAGCTCGAACTGAAGCGCATCCAGACCGAGGTCGGCATCACCTTCGTGCACGTCACCCACGACCAGGAGGAGGCCATGACGATGGCCGACACGGTCGCGGTGATGAACGCCGGGAAGATCGAGCAACTCGGCAACCCGGTCGACCTGTACGAGTTCCCGGCCACCGCCTTCGTGGCGAACTTCCTCGGCCAGTGCAACCTGCTCGCCGCCGACGCCGCCGGCCCGACCGGCGACGACGTCACCGTCACCGCGCACGGCACGCGCCACTCGGTGCCCGTCGGCCGCGCCCGCGCCGACCGGGGTCCGGTCCACCTCGGCGTACGCCCGGAGAAACTCCGACTCGCCGGCTCCGCCGACGAGGTGCCCCCCGGACACCAGCACGTCACCGGGGTGGTCAGCGACGCCGCCTACGTGGGGGTGAGCACCCAGTACCTGGTCCGTACCGGCTGGGGCAGCGAGCTGACCGTGTTCGCGGCCAACACCGGCACCGAGGGCCGGTACCCGGTCGGTACCCCGGTGGTGGCGTACTGGCTGCCGGAGCACGCGTTCCTGCTGCCCCGCGCCCCCGGCGAGGCGGACCGCACCACCCCGGTCCTCGACGAACCGG
Proteins encoded in this region:
- a CDS encoding ABC transporter ATP-binding protein, producing the protein MATETPAGDLRLVGLTRRFGVFTAVDDLTLTIAQGSFFALLGASGSGKTTTLRMIAGLEEPTAGQVCLGDRDITGLRPYRRPVNTVFQSYALFPHLDVAENVAFGLRRRGIRSVGKQVAEMLALVQLDGYGRRRPAQLSGGQQQRVALARALINHPQVLLLDEPLGALDLKLRRQMQLELKRIQTEVGITFVHVTHDQEEAMTMADTVAVMNAGKIEQLGNPVDLYEFPATAFVANFLGQCNLLAADAAGPTGDDVTVTAHGTRHSVPVGRARADRGPVHLGVRPEKLRLAGSADEVPPGHQHVTGVVSDAAYVGVSTQYLVRTGWGSELTVFAANTGTEGRYPVGTPVVAYWLPEHAFLLPRAPGEADRTTPVLDEPVAVLP